CTGCTGACGAACTCGTACCACCGCTGCATATGGctgttatcaaaaataattttgaaatttttgacgaTTTGATTAACGATGGCGCTGACATCAATGGTTCATTTTGGGAAAAAACGCCATTAGAAATCGCTGTTCGAAGAgggtacaaaaaaatgacagaattacttgttaaaaatgaagcaaacgttaatttaaaaaacggagACAATATTCTTAAAGTCGCTGTTGAAAAAGATAACTTTGAATTGGTGCGTATATTGGTTGATGCCGGTGCCTATGTTAATTATGGATTACCATTAAATCAAgcgattaaaaacaataactatgAGATTGTGAAATATCTTATTGCTAATGGCGCTAACGTCATTTCCGCTAATACCTTCATTACTGGCGCACGGAGAATAACACCATTACGTAAACTCGTTAGATTACTGTTTGAACATAAAGCTGATGTTAATGACAGACCATTTTCTCCTGAACCTGCATGTCTAACAACAGCGATAGAAAATGATAATGTAGAAATATTCCAATTACTTTTGGATGCTGGTGCTAATATCCATGAATTTCATTACGaaaaatctttaatatttatggctgttgataaaaatagttatgAAATTACCAAACACTTAATCAATCACGGAGCTGATGTTAATACatgttttgataataaaacaCTATTATATCGTGCTGTTGAGAATGAGAACGAAAGAATAGTCGAGTTATTAATTGCCAATAAAGTCgatgttaataaaattgttgaagAGACATATTCATTAAGATCATTTCCGACAGCTCTTTATAAAGCTGTTGAAATTGGTAACttaaatatagtaaaaatattagtCAACGCTTCTAACATCGATGTCGATTTATCTGATTACTTTAAAGATCGACCGTTACATGAAGCGATTCGTAATAAAAACTACGAAATAACTAAGTGCTTATTAGAACATGGAGCGAAGATTAATACTAAAGATTATAATAATACATTAGATTATGCCATTAATAATGGAAACAAAGAAATAGTTCAACTACTTATAGATAATAAGGTAAAGATTGATAACTTCTGGGGTTCACCTTGTGTTGCAGCTGTTGAAAAGAATAACTTTGAAATATTAGAAATATTAATCCATACTAATGAGGCCGGAGTTAATCCATTGGTAGGCGAGCCACCATTACATACAGCAGTTCGTAAAAACAACTACAAAATGACCGAGTATTTGATTAATAAGAGAGCGCGTGTCAATACTTCTTATGACAATAAAATACCATTACATATTGCTGTTGGTTGTCAAAACAAAGAAATAGTTAAATTACTGATCAAGAATAAAGCAGAcgttaattacattaattattatggaGTAACAGCTCTCGGTATTGCTGCCGAGAATGAAAGTATTgaattgttgaaaatattattagctGCTGGTGCTAACATAAATCCTTCCTCCAGCGTCCCACCATTACATATTGCTGCTCGTTGTCGAAAGATAGAAGCGGTGaaattactgataaaaaataaagcaaaTGTCAATTTCATTACTAAAGTTGGAGTAACAGCTCTCTGTATTGCTGTTGAGATTAAAAGTCTTGAATTagtcaaaatattattgaacaaTGGTGCTGACATCAATTTATCTTCTGTTGAAGATTACTCGCCATTGCAATATGCGATCATGAACGGCGACTATCGAATCGCTGTATATCTGATAAATCGCGGTGCAAATATAAATGCTTTTTGCCGTCGTAGAGAATGGGCTACAAAGCGTAATAATTGTTGCAATTCAATTACTAATTATATCAGTGATTCACAATGTAGTTTATTACAGTTAGCCATTAGCTGTAAAAAAACTGCAATGGTAAAActattgattgaaaagaagGTTGACGTGAGGTTGGTTGAGATGAATAATCCACTATTTCTTTTCGACGTTATTAAATATCAGAGTCATAAAATGTTGGAGCTGATATTGTCTACCCAAGTTAATGTCAATTGCATTGATACTCGCGAGCTTGGTTATGATGAAACTCTTCTGCATGCTGCTGTGAAATCGGAATATATGAATTTCGAGAAAGTGAAATTATTGCTAATGAGCGAAAATTTTACTCATATTAATGCACTATCAAAGAATACATCTGCCCTTGATTATGCTGTCAATAGAGGTGATATGTCTATTGTACAAGTTCTTCTTAATGCAGGTGCTAAAATTAAAGTTGAGAAGTATGGCAGTAGGGGAGTTTCTTATTATATCGACGACTCTATCAGAAAAATGATTATGGAACATGTTGTTAAACTGAAAGCTGCTAATTTACATCTTGATTATGATAACTTACACGATCTAAgtgacgaaaaatttaataatctgtATGCCAAGTGCCTAAATGAAGTTGAACTGATGAAAAGAACAAAAATCGTGAATACTAACTTATCATATTACGATGTGATATCTAAGAGCAAGCATAAAACAGCTTTAGGATTGAGCAATACTAATTTTCACGTCAGATTTGACAGCGAAATGTTATCATTACAATTCCCATTATATGGTGGAATGATCATCTACCGCCTAGATGAAGCACAAAGAAGACGACAACTATTAgaaaaatctaataaaattcTTTCTCTTGTTTTTTATGGTAACTTGCCATTCGATGTTATAAGtcaattaaactattatttaacatccagagatttaagaattttatctTCAtgttgatgataatgatattCAATGAGCTTTCGACAAAATATGAATGATGTTTCTTATGATACTGGAactagccgacgtctaataatttttggatctttTAAAACCAGAaatctaaagaaaaaaaattatttcagaaaATAACACCTAccgctttttttattttctacatgtgcatatttttagttttttttaattgaaaatgaatcgaaaattgttaattctctgctaatttcaggatcattgtttcttcatgagtgtgaatgtagcagacatcagacaaatttaaaactataaataaatagagtaaataattaaaaaaaaaatatttataaaaaatgtacttattgattttttaattttttaaatgtgtaatttttctaaattttattttgtcaattatttactctatttattaataatattaaatttgtctgatgtccgCGACATTCACacgtatcaaaattattatattgcaATTTATCAGTATAATTAGTAATaactgtttaattttatagtcAACTACTGACTGTTCAGACTGTCATATAGAATTTTGTgtcttttttctttaattttgattaaaaagttACTGATATGTATTtcctatttttaatatttttataagtaaattacaaatattatgctgctataaaataaaacaaaatatctgATATATGTAATTTGATTTATGTACAACCTTAAGATTAGtttaagtatatttatatttaaatttagtgaaatattttatgagtgtgaatgtaactgacaagtggcaattttttaaattattgaataaatgaataaaatgtaataagaataaaaatttcaaaatgcgAATTtagatcaataaaaaattagtacgcgcatttttttaaattttattctaaataatttattaacttattttaaatttataaattttctgattttgccgttaattttttttgatctacAGTCGGTAATTAAGAAAGTCGATTTGTATCATCGGGGATCTGTATTATTGACACACCTGTGTCTTATTCTTAATCGTCATAGACATCGCGGGTACTGAATTAATACGTTAATGTAAGATTCAATGTGATGCGCATTAGCGTATATCCATTAGTTCATTGTCCAGTTCCAGACTAGTTCAAACATAGCAAAGTCGCTGACACACACTTGCACATGGCACTGAAGGGCCGTTAGCCacgaaaggaaaaaaaaaaaagtcgctgACACAAAGCAATgtctttaaaatttctttgaataatttatttaagaaaattatcggcttatttattttattttttaaaataacgccgtACTGACGttgattaatgataattttattactattacgtAAGTATACATTTTGTCATCGTTATAAgattttagtattattatttttcgtcattttattacttagtgtagctgaaaaaaaattatttcctaaTTACTGTATGCAAGTAGTACGCGATaaataatgagtgtgaatgtaacagacatcagacaaatttaaaattataaataaatagagtcaacaatttaaaaaataatatttacaaaaaatgcacttaataatttcaaaattttttaatgtctgctacattcacactcatgataaatatcttaatattttatttttgtctttcGTGAATCCGCCTATCAACAAAAAAGGCCGCAGtttaaaatgtaaagttttttattagtaattctgttttttttttctccgtaaggtaagagacccagtacccgatcactcaaattttactcaatatatctatacaaacaCATAGAGTAATTAAGTACTAAGTCTTTGATTTTACAATACATTCATACAAAGACCCCAGTAAGAAACTTTTCATAGATCAATGGGGTGGAGGTGAGGCAATCGTATGTTTATTGTGAGGAATCACATTTCATGATTAGCTTACGCGTTATATGcgcatttgatttttttatggtatGCCGTACaccgtatatatatatatatatatatatatatatatatatatatatcatctcAGATTATATACAATTGAGTATCAGTTTTATTTCATACTTGGTATCTAATGAATACTTTTCATTAAAAACAACATATACAAAATTAGTATTTACAcatcataataattaacaaaaaaaatttttaatttcgtttttaaaaaaataattaaaattgcgACTATAAGGAAAACTTTAAATCTCTGTGGTTCAAGCgaatttaaagaaataatcGAATTTAACAGGACTTATACTTGATAgtgagaaatatttatttttaatacaagcTATTAAGTAttcaaatgataatttttgtatCGTGTGATATTACTTAGacattttgatatttaaattaattaaatcaatataataaattgagatcattaataagtttaaatttgaaattttatctgAAGTATTgtgttactttttttcaggATTGCATAAATCACTGGGTCATCGAAATCGGGTGGTAAGATTTCGGTGCTAATTAGTCAATAGTAAATggtaaagtaaatttttatttaaaacttgaaCGTGGGTCCAAAAACAATGACAATAATGTATaagtttttatgtttttattttgtaggaataaataaaaacaaaaaatatagataattattgtaaaatgatTAGACGACAGACTGCATCGGAATTGCCATATCAGGCAGTTCGTTATCGGATTCTGCAAGGAACTATGGATGTTAATACAAAATGTGAAGTAGAACCAGGGGAAAAGATGACAGCTTTGCAACTTGCGGTAAAAAAACAAGACTGGAATTTAATCAAGTATCTTCTACAAAATAACGTTCGTGTCAATACTTGTACATCAAGATGTGAACCGGCACTATTTTCGGCTATTAGATCTGGTAATGTGAGTTTAGTGAAGACTTTAATTCATCATCGCGCTAAGATAAATATCacgtataataataatactccCCTGCACTTGGCTGTTGAACAAAACAATTACGCAATTGCTGAATTTCTTATCAAACGAAGAGCCGAAGTAAATGCTCTAACTGAAGAAAATCGGAGCCCTCTGCAGATcgcgattgaaaaaaataatataaatttagtaaaactACTGATTAAAAACAACGCTGATATTAATgtagttacaaaaaattatgaaacagCTCTAATTTTGTCtatattaaatgaatattttgatttattcaaaatactaTTGGATGCAGGCGCTGAAGTAAATCCAATAAATTTGCCACCGTTATTCTTGGCCGTAGAAAAAAACTGCTACAAAATGACTGAACGTCTTATTGAACGAGGAGCTGATGTAAATACTATTTACAACAATCAAACAGCGTTAATAATTGtcgttgaaaaagaaaatatgaaGATcgctaaattattaattagaaataaaGCAGACGTTAATATTGAAGTAGCAGCCGCCAAGACAGCTCTTTCAGTAGCGATTATAAAAGGCAATTTTGtcatatttaaaatgttaGTTGACGCGATCGCTGATTTGAATTCCCCCAATTTATTGCCACTACATTTGGCTGTTTTACAAGACAACTATGAATTCACGGAATATTTGATCAGTTCTGGGGCGAATGTCAATTCTCTTGATGGCAGACGACAAACACCATTGCAAATTTCcgttacgaaaaaaaataaaagaataatcaatttattacttAAGAACAATGCTGATGTTAACGTCTTTGATGGTGATAATCTGTCACCGTTAAAGATTGCTGTTATCAACGGAAATGAAGAAATCGTGGAGTTGTTACTTGATAAAGCTAAAATtactgttaaaaaaagtttggaatCACTTTTGAAAATTGCTTGGAACAAtagtacttttaaaatttttgaattattatttgacaTTGGTCTTGAAATATATCCGTTGGCTGCTGACAAACTCGTACCACCGCTGCATATGGctgttatcaaaaataattttgaagctTTAGATGGTTTAATTAGCGATGGCGTCGATATCAATGGTTCATTTTGGGAAAAAACGCCATTAGAAATTGCTGTTAGAAGAGGGAACAAAAAAATGGCAGAATtacttgttaaaaataaagcaaACGTTAATTTGAAAACCGGAGAAAATATTCTCCACGTcgctgttgaaaaaaataactttgaattggTGCGTATGTTGGTTGACGCCGGTGCTGATGTTAATTCTGGAGCAATATTAGATCAAgcgattgaaaataataattataaaattgtggaATATCTTATTTCTAATGGAGCTGAAATCAATAACGCTTATGAAAACGGTAAATGGGGAATAACACCGTTAGAACATGCGGTTAAAAGAGGGTACCAGCGAATCGTTCAATTGCTTATTGAGTATAACGTCGATGTCAACCATAGATCTCTTCTAGAACCTGGATGTTTAACTACAGCTGcagaaaataagaattttgaaatattccaGTTACTTTTGGATTCTGGTGTTAATAGCCGTCTATCGCACACAGTAAGGACACTAATATATGTGgctgttgataaaaataattatgaaattaccAAACACTTAATCAATCACGGAGCTGACGTTAATACGTGTTTTGATAATCGAACACTATTATATCGTGCTGTTGAGAATGAGAATGAAAGAATAGTCGAGTTACTGATTAACAATAAAGCCgatgttaataaaattattaaacacaAAGATTTGTCGAGTTCATTTCCGACAGCTCTTTATAAAGCTGTTGAAAttggtaatttaaatatactaaAATTACTAATCAACGCTCCTAGCATCGATGTCAATCTATCTATTGACTTACACGAGCCACTGATACATAAAGCGATTCGTCAGAACAACTACGAAATAATCAAGTGTCTGATAGAACATGGAGCGAACATTAATACTGTACATGATCTTGAAACACCACTAAATATTGCCATCAGTAATGGAAATAAAGAAGTAGTTGAACTACTGATTGAGAATAAGGCAGACGTCAAAGCTGCTCCAGGCTTCTTGAACTCGCTTCTTCATAtggctattaaaaaaaataattttgaaatattagaTATACTAATCAATATTGATCCGACTGAAGTGTATCCATCTTATGGCCAGCCACCGCTACTTACAGCTGTACGcgaaaataactttgaaatgACTCGATACTTGATAAAATTTGGAGCTGACGTTAATACCTGTTATGATTATCCATTGCATATTGcagttaataataacaataaaaacatAGTGAAATTACTGATTGAGAATAAAGCGAATGTTAATTTCATTACTGAATCTGGAGTATCAGCTCTCGGCATTGCCGTTGAGGAAGAAAGttttgaattagtaaaaatattattggacaGTGGTGCTAACATCAATTTATCTTCTGATAAAGATTACTCGCCATTGCAACATGCGATCATGAAAGGCAACTATCGAATCGCTAAATATCTGATAAATCACGGTGCAAATATAAATGCTCTTTGCCGTAGTCAAGAATGGGCTACAAAGCGTGATAATTGTTGCAATTCATTGACTAATTGTATCAGCGATTCACAATGTAGTTTATTACAGTTTGCCATTGACtgtaaaaaaactgaaatggTAAAActattgattgaaaataagGTTGACGTGAGGTTGGTTGAGAGAAATTATCCACTATTTATGTTCGATGTTATTAAATATCAGAGTCAT
This genomic interval from Microplitis mediator isolate UGA2020A chromosome 2, iyMicMedi2.1, whole genome shotgun sequence contains the following:
- the LOC130663791 gene encoding putative ankyrin repeat protein RF_0381, which encodes MIRRQTASELPYQTVRYQILQGTMDVNTKCKDELGEEMTALQLAIKKQDWKLINYLLQNNVLVNTYTSKCEPALFLAIRSGNIRLVETLIHHRAKINITYNNNTPLHLAVDQNNYAIAEFLIRQRAEVNALTKENQSPLQIAIEKNYKNLVKLLIENNADINVVTKNDETALIFSIKNEYFDLFKILLDADAEVNSVNLPPLFVAVEKKRYTMTKRLIEQGADVNSIYNNQTLLIIAVENGNMKIVELLIRNKADINIEVAAAKTALSAAIIKGNFVIFKMLVDAIAGLNSLNLLPLHLAVLQENYEFTEYLISSGANVNSLDGRRQTPLHISVTKKNKKIINLLLKNNADVNVFDDDNLSPLKIAVINGNEEIVELLLDKAKITVKKSLILLLKIAWNNSTFKIFELLFDVGLEIYPLAADELVPPLHMAVIKNNFEIFDDLINDGADINGSFWEKTPLEIAVRRGYKKMTELLVKNEANVNLKNGDNILKVAVEKDNFELVRILVDAGAYVNYGLPLNQAIKNNNYEIVKYLIANGANVISANTFITGARRITPLRKLVRLLFEHKADVNDRPFSPEPACLTTAIENDNVEIFQLLLDAGANIHEFHYEKSLIFMAVDKNSYEITKHLINHGADVNTCFDNKTLLYRAVENENERIVELLIANKVDVNKIVEETYSLRSFPTALYKAVEIGNLNIVKILVNASNIDVDLSDYFKDRPLHEAIRNKNYEITKCLLEHGAKINTKDYNNTLDYAINNGNKEIVQLLIDNKVKIDNFWGSPCVAAVEKNNFEILEILIHTNEAGVNPLVGEPPLHTAVRKNNYKMTEYLINKRARVNTSYDNKIPLHIAVGCQNKEIVKLLIKNKADVNYINYYGVTALGIAAENESIELLKILLAAGANINPSSSVPPLHIAARCRKIEAVKLLIKNKANVNFITKVGVTALCIAVEIKSLELVKILLNNGADINLSSVEDYSPLQYAIMNGDYRIAVYLINRGANINAFCRRREWATKRNNCCNSITNYISDSQCSLLQLAISCKKTAMVKLLIEKKVDVRLVEMNNPLFLFDVIKYQSHKMLELILSTQVNVNCIDTRELGYDETLLHAAVKSEYMNFEKVKLLLMSENFTHINALSKNTSALDYAVNRGDMSIVQVLLNAGAKIKVEKYGSRGVSYYIDDSIRKMIMEHVVKLKAANLHLDYDNLHDLSDEKFNNLYAKCLNEVELMKRTKIVNTNLSYYDVISKSKHKTALGLSNTNFHVRFDSEMLSLQFPLYGGMIIYRLDEAQRRRQLLEKSNKILSLVFYGNLPFDVISQLNYYLTSRDLRILSSC